A DNA window from Luteolibacter luteus contains the following coding sequences:
- a CDS encoding GNAT family N-acetyltransferase, protein MKLETARLLLKPPTEEDIDAITAVASDWRVAEMTLMPHPYCADDARAWIQGTGLRWQEHGMGGFAVFTRHGLAFIGAIGIRPTLIPGHASTGYWFCPSIWGRGFATEALREIFRFGFEVKNLDRIEAEHLAINPASGRVMEKAGMREHVKVDLIDRDGERLVPGIRRYIHAEEWRSSFLKSNADLVPT, encoded by the coding sequence ATGAAACTTGAAACCGCCCGCTTGCTCCTGAAACCGCCAACCGAAGAAGACATAGATGCCATTACGGCAGTCGCTTCGGATTGGCGCGTGGCCGAGATGACCCTGATGCCCCACCCCTATTGTGCGGACGATGCCCGCGCTTGGATTCAGGGCACGGGATTGAGATGGCAGGAGCATGGCATGGGCGGTTTCGCTGTTTTCACGCGTCACGGGCTGGCCTTCATTGGTGCCATTGGTATTCGACCGACGCTCATTCCCGGGCATGCGAGCACGGGTTACTGGTTTTGTCCGAGTATCTGGGGCAGGGGATTCGCTACCGAGGCCCTAAGGGAGATTTTTCGCTTCGGCTTCGAGGTGAAGAATCTCGATCGCATCGAGGCCGAACATCTCGCGATCAATCCGGCTTCCGGTCGCGTGATGGAGAAGGCAGGCATGCGGGAGCATGTGAAGGTGGATCTCATTGATCGCGATGGTGAGCGCCTCGTGCCTGGCATCCGGCGCTACATCCACGCGGAGGAGTGGAGATCCTCTTTCTTGAAATCAAATGCCGACCTTGTCCCCACATGA
- a CDS encoding GNAT family N-acetyltransferase, with protein MKSIVPIVLHSERLILRPPVPEDAEAIESFISDRRVAEMTALIPHPYPKGSCIHWVHLSEQQWIEGKKASFVICLRDSGELVGAISIFNDSDRHNEVGYWIGVPHWGQGYATEAFRRVIRYAFEDLDFPVIVTYHFIHNPASGRVMQKAGLLYLGTTPLGASRGDQCFDEVRYGIAAGQWRTNLATI; from the coding sequence ATGAAAAGCATCGTTCCCATTGTCCTCCACTCCGAACGTCTGATCCTCCGTCCTCCCGTGCCGGAGGATGCAGAGGCGATCGAGTCCTTCATCAGCGATCGCCGCGTCGCGGAGATGACCGCGCTCATTCCTCATCCGTATCCAAAGGGCAGTTGTATCCATTGGGTCCATCTCTCCGAACAGCAGTGGATCGAGGGAAAGAAGGCATCCTTCGTCATTTGCCTGCGTGACAGCGGGGAACTCGTCGGTGCCATCTCGATCTTCAATGATTCGGATCGCCACAACGAGGTGGGCTACTGGATCGGGGTGCCGCACTGGGGACAGGGCTACGCGACCGAAGCATTTCGCCGCGTGATCCGTTACGCTTTCGAGGATCTCGATTTCCCGGTCATCGTCACCTACCACTTCATTCACAATCCTGCATCCGGTCGTGTCATGCAGAAGGCCGGCCTGCTCTACCTCGGCACGACGCCACTCGGTGCATCCCGCGGGGACCAGTGCTTCGACGAAGTCCGCTACGGCATTGCCGCCGGACAATGGCGGACGAACCTTGCAACGATATGA
- a CDS encoding GNAT family N-acetyltransferase: MKPILPIVLKTPRLLLRPPVEEDAATLECYLSDRRIAETTAAIPHPYPRGGALDWVAMSDDRWAEGTAATFVVTLRENGKILGVISLLGKSPRDFQAGYWIAVPFWGNGYATEALHRLVRYAFNHLGLPCLGARHFAHNPASGRVMLKAGLHFDTVIPGGSSRDGVFYDSVQYRITAEDWRMCVAI, encoded by the coding sequence ATGAAGCCGATCCTTCCCATTGTTCTCAAGACCCCGCGCCTTCTTCTCCGTCCGCCGGTAGAGGAAGATGCGGCGACTTTGGAGTGCTATTTGAGTGATCGGCGCATCGCCGAAACCACGGCGGCCATCCCTCATCCCTATCCGCGGGGTGGCGCCTTGGATTGGGTTGCGATGTCGGACGATCGGTGGGCAGAGGGCACGGCTGCGACCTTCGTTGTGACGCTTCGGGAGAATGGAAAGATCCTTGGGGTGATCAGTCTGCTCGGGAAGAGCCCTCGCGATTTTCAGGCGGGCTACTGGATTGCCGTTCCCTTTTGGGGAAACGGCTATGCCACCGAGGCCCTGCACCGGCTCGTCCGCTATGCGTTCAATCACCTCGGGCTGCCCTGTCTGGGGGCTCGCCACTTTGCGCACAATCCAGCTTCCGGCCGGGTGATGCTGAAGGCAGGTCTCCATTTCGATACCGTCATTCCCGGTGGCAGCAGCAGGGACGGGGTTTTCTACGATAGTGTCCAATACCGCATCACCGCCGAAGATTGGCGAATGTGCGTCGCCATTTGA
- a CDS encoding RtcB family protein, translated as MNLLSSQDLIGAGYEPGLIFKDLLAKVAEYEARGITDAKYALKLLKRDVAPPPVKFVMREKPSPLAEAILASNKEEKENVEAVRRQMSQLLKTPVIARGAIMPDACPSGPGAAVIPVGGAIAVENAIIPSAHSADICCSMYATFYEERSSVAKELDALMTSTRFGPEHRHLDDLVYDPVIDENVWQNRFLNGLRDRARTQIADQGDGNHFAFVGEVDVDEAMLVTLRLAGHGDLASSFTPPVQGGTKRYRVLVTHHGSRSLGAHVYKRGQIAAEKHVARTAQHIPQAAAWLDAKSDTGRDYWHALEYAARWTKANHRSIHQRFLERIGGKAVAEVGNEHNFVWQRGDTFYHGKGATPAWKDDQGRPQLGLIPLNMAEPVLLVLGADREEFLSFAPHGAGRNLSRTALKKKFRDEAARRTAIERGTDGLDVRWFCGKPDLSETPVAYKNAAQVRDQIRHFGLAEIVAEIRPLGCIMAGDSGRSWRDREEELTPKQKRQIEHRADRRRVKQDLREDW; from the coding sequence ATGAATCTTCTCTCCTCCCAGGACCTGATCGGTGCCGGCTATGAGCCCGGCCTGATTTTCAAAGACCTCCTCGCAAAAGTCGCCGAGTATGAGGCTCGCGGCATCACGGATGCGAAGTATGCCCTCAAGCTGCTGAAGCGGGACGTCGCGCCACCACCGGTGAAGTTCGTGATGCGCGAGAAGCCTTCACCGCTCGCCGAGGCGATCTTGGCTTCCAACAAGGAAGAGAAGGAAAACGTGGAAGCAGTCCGCCGGCAGATGAGCCAGCTGCTGAAAACGCCGGTTATCGCCCGTGGTGCCATCATGCCGGATGCCTGTCCGTCCGGACCCGGCGCCGCGGTGATCCCGGTCGGCGGTGCCATCGCGGTGGAAAATGCGATCATCCCGTCTGCCCATTCCGCGGACATCTGCTGTTCCATGTATGCCACCTTTTACGAGGAGCGTAGCAGCGTGGCAAAGGAGCTCGATGCCCTGATGACTTCCACCCGTTTCGGTCCCGAGCATCGGCATTTGGATGATCTCGTCTACGATCCGGTCATCGATGAAAATGTCTGGCAGAACCGCTTTCTCAATGGCCTGCGGGATCGTGCCCGGACGCAGATCGCGGATCAGGGCGATGGCAATCATTTCGCCTTTGTCGGGGAGGTTGACGTGGATGAAGCCATGCTCGTCACGCTCCGACTCGCCGGGCACGGAGATCTGGCCTCCAGTTTCACGCCTCCCGTTCAGGGCGGGACGAAGCGCTATCGCGTCTTGGTGACTCATCACGGCTCCCGCAGCCTCGGCGCTCATGTCTACAAGCGCGGCCAGATCGCCGCGGAGAAGCACGTCGCCCGCACTGCGCAGCACATTCCCCAGGCGGCTGCCTGGCTCGATGCAAAATCGGATACAGGCCGCGACTACTGGCATGCTTTGGAATACGCGGCCCGCTGGACCAAGGCGAATCACCGTTCGATTCATCAGCGTTTCCTTGAGCGCATCGGCGGAAAGGCAGTCGCGGAAGTCGGGAACGAACACAATTTCGTCTGGCAGCGCGGCGATACCTTCTACCATGGCAAAGGAGCGACCCCTGCATGGAAGGACGATCAAGGCAGGCCGCAGCTTGGCCTGATCCCGCTGAATATGGCGGAGCCGGTGCTGCTGGTGCTCGGGGCTGATCGCGAGGAGTTCCTTTCCTTCGCTCCGCATGGGGCCGGGCGGAATCTTTCCCGCACCGCCCTGAAGAAGAAGTTCCGTGACGAAGCTGCCCGCCGCACCGCCATCGAACGGGGCACAGATGGGCTCGATGTCCGCTGGTTCTGCGGCAAGCCGGATCTGAGCGAAACTCCCGTGGCCTATAAAAATGCCGCGCAGGTAAGAGACCAGATCCGCCATTTCGGCCTCGCTGAGATCGTTGCCGAGATTCGCCCGCTCGGCTGCATCATGGCGGGGGATTCCGGGCGTTCTTGGCGGGATCGGGAGGAGGAGCTGACTCCCAAGCAGAAACGCCAGATCGAGCATCGTGCTGATCGTCGCCGCGTGAAGCAGGATTTGCGGGAGGACTGGTGA